From the Vulpes lagopus strain Blue_001 chromosome 15, ASM1834538v1, whole genome shotgun sequence genome, one window contains:
- the LOC121475927 gene encoding hemoglobin subunit beta: MVHLTAEEKSLVTGLWGKVNVDEVGGEALGRLLIVYPWTQRFFDSFGDLSTPDAVMGNAKVKAHGKKVLNSFSDGLKNLDNLKGTFAKLSELHCDKLHVDPENFKLLGNVLVCVLAHHFGKEFTPQVQAAYQKVVAGVANALAHKYH, encoded by the exons ATGGTGCATCTGACTGCTGAAGAGAAGAGTCTTGTCACCGGCCTGTGGGGCAAGGTGAATGTGGACGAAGTTGGCGGTGAGGCCCTGGGCAG GCTGCTGATTGTCTACCCCTGGACTCAGAGGTTCTTTGACTCCTTTGGGGACCTGTCCACTCCTGATGCTGTTATGGGCAATGCTAAGGTGAAGGCCCATGGCAAGAAGGTGCTGAACTCCTTTAGCGATGGCCTGAAAAACCTGGACAACCTCAAGGGCACCTTTGCTAAGCTCAGTGAGCTTCACTGTGACAAGCTGCACGTGGATCCCGAGAACTTCAAG CTCCTGGGCAacgtgcttgtgtgtgtgctggCTCACCACTTTGGCAAAGAATTCACCCCTCAGGTGCAGGCTGCCTATCAGAAGGTGGTGGCTGGTGTGGCCAATGCCCTGGCTCACAAGTACCATTGA
- the LOC121475909 gene encoding hemoglobin subunit beta, with protein MVHLTAEEKSLVTGLWGKVNVDEVGGEALGRLLIVYPWTQRFFDSFGDLSTPDAVMGNAKVKAHGKKVLNSFSDGLKNLDNLKGTFAKLSELHCDKLHVDPENFKLLGNVLVCVLAHHFGKEFTPQVQAAYQKVVAGVANALAHKYH; from the exons ATGGTGCATCTGACTGCTGAAGAGAAGAGTCTTGTCACCGGCCTGTGGGGCAAGGTGAATGTGGACGAAGTTGGCGGTGAGGCCCTGGGCAG GCTGCTGATTGTCTACCCCTGGACTCAGAGGTTCTTTGACTCCTTTGGGGACCTGTCCACTCCTGATGCTGTTATGGGCAATGCTAAGGTGAAGGCCCATGGCAAGAAGGTGCTGAACTCCTTTAGCGATGGCCTGAAAAACCTGGACAACCTCAAGGGCACCTTTGCTAAGCTCAGTGAGCTTCACTGTGACAAGCTGCACGTGGATCCCGAGAACTTCAAG CTCCTGGGCAacgtgcttgtgtgtgtgctggCTCACCACTTTGGCAAAGAATTCACCCCCCAGGTGCAGGCTGCCTATCAGAAGGTGGTGGCTGGTGTGGCCAATGCCCTGGCTCACAAGTACCATTGA